The genomic DNA caaattgggggcggggggaaatcatgtgactttttgccacaaaataaggaagtaaaacatgttttccccttcccacccctaatttacatatgcaaatcaggattcggattcagttcggtattcggctgaatcttttgcaaaggattcgggggtttggctgaatccaaaatagtggattcggtgcatccctactgtgaactcaaaatgatagcaaggaggcaggagccattttgtggacaatgttattaaggcaagccttgtatcatctcaaaattgtgtttgtgaatcagaataggggacctgatgtccaaccccatgcactggttacacaattaaatggtgaagagggagggggaatgtggggagagcagtgacatatattaagtgctgaatggaaagtgaaagtaattgtctgcctaaggcatagaggaggggtcaGGGCAAGTAAATTAAAGGGTCATtttattgcatacagtcaggttaaagtatattgaagataagttctttttcattaaagaaagtaaaaattttattttattttttggcctttACGTTCCCTTTAATGAAATAGTTGTTATTGTCTTTACTGCATTATATACttctaaatacaaaatacattgcaaataccTTGTCCAAGATTTTAGCATTTGGTGAAACCATATTGGAATATCACATTTGAAATACATTATGTCTAAAGCAACTGCATGTTGATTATTATTGGAAAGGTTTCGCCACTTCAGTTCAGAGTGatagggaaataaaaaaatattactgttCTATGCAGGACTAAGCTTGGGATACCCAGACATAAGGTAAGATGGCAGTGAGACACCCAAGTTGGTGCAGTCCCTAAAGGAAGCCTTGGGATAAAATTTGCAGTTGGACTCACTGccggggggtgcctaacattttgcacccaccCCCAGTAAATCCACCAGATCCTTTAAACATGGTATATAAAAGTCTACAGTATGTTGCATGACAAAGTATTATCTTGGAGAGGGCAACTCCACTTGGTTACAGTCCTGAGTGTTGATCTCTACAGGCTGATGgcaaaaaatccaagtttaaatcAGGGATTCTTTATCTATGGATGGGTTTCGGACCACATAAAAATACAATAGGCAGGTTTTACCACTACAAGGGGTTAGAGTCAGGCAAAAAGACATGGGTCCCGAAAGCAGTCCAATGCCAACCTCAATATCCCATCCCCAGAGCTATGTGCAGAGGGCTCATCACAGCAGGGAACCATTGCTATTTAGTTATCAGCGAATTTGTCCAAAAATTTcaccaaactgcaaaaaaatttgcgagaCGAGGAGATTTAGTGAAACTTATTGAAgtaaatggatgttttttcttatggtaactttttttgtcctaatgcattaaagtcaatggttttttttttctctgcaagttTTCGCAAGTTAACCTGCTTGCAAGAGTAAGGGATGTCTGGGGTATCAGGGCTGTAGCAAGCGGTCAACAGCAGCTAAAATGCCATTCCCATTCCTGAGAATATTAATTGGCTGATCAATAAATGCTTCCTGCCGATTGATATGGGTTTGTAGTCAAGCtgtaaactttgcaccttttattacatccccccttaATGTCATGTGAGCTGAAAAGAAACAGGTTGTGCAGGTTCTCTCCATTTCTGACTCCCTTCCTCTATTTATTATTGGGTAAAAATGAACTGCAACACCAGAAAGAAGAATACATTAGAAGGTTGCCCAGTGTGGTCAGTGACAAAGCTAATTTAGGATgtcctatgtaaatctgccccatatatatatatatggtaaaaaatacactttttttcttgtttataaaaATGCTAACGCGGCATTTTACACCTATTATTCTAATTATACAAACACCTAGCTTGTACCCTGCCAATAGGCTGTTGATTTCGATGAATGTGCAAATGACCCCCTGAAACTGCCACTGAAAGCAGGGTGAATTGAGATTGGAGGAAGCAATGCAGAGCAGAGGAGGAAGAGTTACACTGAGCTTGActtcattttaaaaactttgaggGAAAATTAAGTTTTTCTTCTCCGCTATTTGTTGTTTTAACAAAATATTCACAAAGGTGCCAGTAAACCATCTTTCTTCctcaaaaaaattctgtttgtaaataaggagatgattttaaaggggttgttcactttaaaacactttttcagttcagttggtttcagatagttcaccagaaataaagaatttttccaacaactttatatttgttaccgtttttctaatactgaagtgttaagtttcatttttcaagtcAGGAAgcagaggggctgaatagaaggtGCGCaataaaaggaacaataacaaatgTAGCATCACAGAGACTCTGCACTCAAATACTGAATAAAGTAAAGTTTGTTTAAAGTAAATTACATATAGTAAAAAGCTGCTTATCACCAATAAATGTGCGACTTAATAAAATGTCAAATTATCTGAATGGAGGGAATAACTAATGGTTATTATTGTTGTACATTCATAAAGTGAGAGATGAGATGTTATGTCCCATTTTATGTGATAACGTGTGTGTTATTTCATATCCATCTTTATTGAATAGATGCCAAAAAGTCCACTTAAtgttgaacttcccctttacgtttacccctttacattttttgttttaaagaaatttctaAACACCCATGAAAATTGGTATCGCTTGTATGAAACAAGAAAGATAGTTCATGGCACACGTAAAAAATGGGACAGAATACCGACATTCCTTCCTAGAGGCAACAgttgtttttcaataaaatactcaCACAGTaacagtttgggaaaaaaaagaagaataatgcGACTTAATCAGGAAAGCACATTTACCACGTCCATTTAGAAAATGCACAAGTAAGAGATTTCAGAGGGTGTCACAACAAtgctatttaaagaaacagtaacatcaaaaaaataagtgtttgaaagagttacaaatataatgcagtgttgccctgaactggtaaaactgctgttttctttagaaacactactactgtttatataaataagatgctgtgtagccatgggggcagccattcaaaggagaaaagactcaagttacacagcagataagctctgtagaacacaatggtgttatctgttatctactatttaacctgtgacatatagccttttttcaatttccgccattgctacacagcaggttgggtatatgaactatagtagtgtttctgaagcaaacagatcagttttaccagcgcagggcaacgctacatgatattctcattactttaaagcactttcatgttttggtgttactgttcctttaacagcatcCTATGCAGCAGGCTTCTAGCAGATAGGTTTTCTGCTTACGGCTTGCAGGCCTCTTAGTGATCCTTGACCTACAGCAGTTGGTGAAAAAAGGGGGTGCCTTGTGTCTAGTTACCTAGACACAAGGCAatgatatttccatttttatttcccctttaaaaatggaaatatcatcgctttaaagggattctgtcatgatttttatggtttcatttttatttctaaatgccactgtttacactgcaaataattcactctatgatataaaatgtcattcctgaactaATTGGGAATCAGCAGGGGGGGTAGACAAGATGACCCAGGTGGATAGTAGACCTGACTGGGGGAGTTGGCATTGTACAGAGGgggcatataacattttataaacatttgtcaTTTACAGGACAAGTGattccactgtttacactgcaaataattcactatccaataaaaaaagtcattcctgaaccaacaagtgtatttttttagttgtaatattggtgtgtaggcagccatctcaggtcatattgcctggtcatgtgctatcagaaagagccagtactttaggatggaactgctttctgatttctcctactcaatgtaactgaatgtgttgcagtgggacctggattttactattgagtactattcttagatctaccaggcagctgttatcttgtgttagggagctgttatctggttactttccaatTGTCATGTTGTTAGGCTGTTGTTGCAGTACaaaagtaaagagtgactgaagattattagagcacaagtcacatgactgggggctcctgggaaactgattATGTCTAGcataatgtcagatttcaacattaaatataaaaaaaaactcttttgaaaaatggatttcagtgcagaagtctgctggagcagcactattaactgatgcataatgaaaaacatgttttcccatgacagtatccctttaacataacagAGGAAAGTATCCTCTGTATTGCAAGAGTAATAGAGAAACCTATTATACAACCGTTTAGTAAACAAAAGAACCTGAGAGTAGATTTCCTATTTTACTAACTGTAGCCTGGAACATGAAATGAATCAAACAATCATAACTGGATGTAACTGCTCATTCAAATAATCTTCTGCTTTGTAGTGAATGTCAATAAAAGGCAGAATGCAATATTTCCAGCTGATGAAAGGGTCTATGGAAAAGGTCTCTCTGGTCGGGTCAATTTGAGGATACTTAAGGACATAGGCCAATCCCACAAGGAAACTGTTCATAAAATAAAGCCAAGCCACGTTCATGTCCATGTAGCCTGGGATTGGTGCACACAAAATGAGGAGAATAATTTTACGGAGGACAAATGGAGCCCAAGTGCCCAGAAACGAGAACACAAGAGCAGTATAGAGACATATGGTTCCTTGGACAGGCCACTCATCTCCACAGGAAAACAGGACAGTCTTGTTGGTGAAGGAGATGAGCTTCATGGATTTTATTAAAGCCACCACTTCAAAGCAACATATTCCCAGAATAAAAACAATGGCACACACCACTGCAGCTGATAAATAATAAGTCTGGCTGCTGACGTAGAAAGTGCACTGGTATGAGGACAGTCCAGGGCCTGAGATTGGAGGAGGAACAGAAGAATAGAGGGCAAAGGATAGTGCTGCCGTCCATAGGAGCAGGGTAAGTATAACATGCAGGAAGCCGAGACAAAGCCTGGGGAGATGAATGGATTTAACAACAGTATTGTAATAATCTAGCCCTGCTGTTAACAGCACTGGATAGTGTAGAATGCCATACGCATGGGATATGATCTGAGTAAACAGGCAGATGTGATAGTTAGTGAACCTCATGCTACAAACAGCAAAATCCTGTAAATAATGgatatttattatgattttgcCAGTTAAGATCAGTATCAGTATACAGCTGGGCTCGTGCAGTTGTATGTCCATGTCGGGCTTCGGGAACACAGGCCCCTCTAATGCACCCGGGTCTGGCATGCTCTGGGTAGAAGGCAGACTAATTTCTTGCATCTTGTAGGCCACAAGGAGGAACCGACATTTCAACCTCTTTTCTTTCTCCTGCAAattcaaaaaaacacattgtttaatttattaaggAACATATATTCATAATTTAAATGGAGATGTTCGTCAAAGCTACTTGCTATTGTTAGACTATAACTCACTGCAGTCATTGGGAATCAGCAGGGGGGGTAGACAAGATGACCCAGGTGGATAGTAGACCTGACTGGGGGAGTTGGCATTGTACAGAGGgggcatataacattttataaacatttgtcaTTTACAGGACAAGTGattccactgtttacactgcaaataattcactatccaataaaaaaagtaattcctgaaccaacaagtgtatttttttagttgtaatattggtgtgtaggcagccatctcaggtcattttgcctggtcatgtgctttcagaaagagccagctgctttctggcaggctattgtttctcctactcaatgtaactgaatgtgttgcagtgggacctgtattttactactgagtgctgttcttagatctaccaggcagctgttatcttgtgttaggaagttactatctggttaccttcatattgttctgttgttaggctgctggggaggaaagggtgCACTTTGTTTACCACCAAAGTTACCCCAGAACAAACTGCACGTGATTTCCTTCTGGTTTCTGGCTTTAACTGTATCTCCTCCCAAAACCTGTACTGTTATGTAATATCCCCGGACGTTCACCTTGAAGAGGCCTAGAGATCAAGACGGTGTAGTGTGATGTGACTGAGGGCATGATCACCTTGCAGTGTTCAAACATGATAAAGGTCAAGGAAGGCAGCAGGAAGACCCGATATAGAAAGTTATTATACAGTGaattatgtaccccctattgtaaaatacaatattACAAGTCACCAAGGTTTTcaataaccatataaaagcacaaggctgaatcTAAGGGTTTAAAGGTTCTATAACAGGCCTTACAGGTCTCTGTGTTTCAAAACAGTCCTGcagaaattcacaaaaatgtgcgGGGAAAAAAGGCAGACTGCACCCAAGTCATAAATGTTCCCTAGTTATAAACCCAAGGAACTGATTCACATACTGATTGAAAAACTCCAGAGCCAAAAATTTCCTACATGAACAGCTCCCATAGAACACATGGATGGACACATTTTATTTAACACATATACAAATGCTAGCTTACAGTGCATTATACTGATAATAAggagaactccacccaaaaactctgtgtataataaaagaaaatgtcagtcTAAACAACTTTCTGACACCTCtcataataattaaaaagaattgCATGCGAGTATAGCACACAGTTATGCTACATTCCACTTATTATCATGAGAAGTGATGCTTTATAATTCTCAGCATTATTCTACCTAGACACAGAAGTCTGGGCTTACCTCCTACTGGCCTATAGCTGTCCACAACTAAAGTGCCAAtctgggatggaagacttaaattatgagggtagactgtcaaggttggggttgttttctctggaaaaaaggtgcttgagaggggacatgattacactttacaagtacattagaagacattatagacaaatagcaggggatctctttacccataaagaggatcacagcatcagaggccacccctttagactagaggaaaagaactttcatttgaagcagagtaggtggttcttcacagtcaggacagtgaggttgtggaatgcacttgccgggtgatgttgtgatgctgattctgttaatgcttttaagaggggcttggatgattttttggacaagcataatatccaaggatagtgtgatactaaaatctatagttagtgtatgagtatatatagtttatgtgagtgtacagagtgtgtgtatgtatggatgctgggtttcatttggaggggttgaacttgatggactttggtcttttttccaacagatctaactatgtaactatatacctGTAGCCACATTTTCCTCTTAATACTGTAAACTGAGAAAGGGGCAAAAAAGTCACTAACCCACCAACTAAAGGATAGGcaggatttaaggtggccatgcacgggcagatttaactgctgattcggcagcttatctgcctgtgtatggggccctccaacaggcctcCCCGATTGAAATCTGGCAAAAATTGGCCAAATTTATCAGAACTATATCAGTCACCCAAGGTGGGCCTTTGAGAGGAAAGATTCAATCGTTGGCACTTCTACCTTTAATTTGTTATGGCTCATGCTGTGtgtaaagaaacatatttatgaaCATGCCTATTGTTTGCATGGAGGAGAAATTGTTTCTTGCCCACCAAACAGTGCGGTCTGTTGCACTTCAGTTGCACTGAAACCTAAACTACACAGTAACAAAATGTCACTCTTATGTCAACCACTATGAATTATGACTGTGCCCTGATCATGTGACAGAAACTGCCATAACACcgcccccctttttgtatatcaTAACACTGCCCCGCAGCACCTGAAACTACACTAGAGCAGCACATACTCTCTGgtctgctatagagggcgccctctaatgttaGCAAACATGAATACAATAAACTGAATGAAAAGGGCTTTTTCTAAACACTATAAGTGGCACCTGAAACTGCACTACGACAACACCGCGGCAcctgaaaatgaaataacaaaCAGTGGAACCTGAAACTGCCCTAACATAGCACCTGAACCTGCATGATAGCACCGCGGCAcctgaaaatgaaataacaaaCAGTGGAACCTGAAACTGCCCTAACATAGCACCTGAACCTGCATGATAGCACAGCGGCACCTGAAACTGCACCactacaaaactacaaaaaactatTTGCAGCTGCTGTGGCTAGACAATGTAGCAGTGCAATTTGTTGCCACGGAATAGCAAGTGACATTAGCTTCCAAGCCAGgcctggacttgctgtgttttttcttgaagacgtttcaccagtcatccaaccggctttctcaattcagaataatttataAATAGGATCTTTCGggaatatattatctggaatCTTGCTCCAATCAGTGTAATCTTTTTATCATAATCAGTCATGAAGTtaagtgttgattgtattagcataatTGGAGCTtggaggtgttattaaaccttccagggagaggtgccaaaacagcattgtatgtggcagacaatagatgcagtgtgtatgtgtaacattgtgtatgcagtgaggagtgttctgatttgtatgtgggagaaaccaaacaacagttacaccagagTATGGTGCAGCACGGAAGagccgtgtacctacatctaaaagaaaaaggacacacgtttgaagactgccaagtccagattctagaccgggagagcaACTGGTCAGGTTCGACATCTATTTTCTgccaatacagagaaaaaggaaataatcatatgattaaaatggagtctatgggagatagctttcccgaaattcagagctttctggtaaatgagtttctggataatggatcccatacctacctGTACATCACATTTTACAAGACATGTACACATATGGTCACGGGTTggggataaggcagttgcgggtctgggtcgagTAGCGGATCACAGTGGGTAAATATgagggttgcggttcgggtcgcagAAATTAGTTCTGCATATGACTCTAGTGTAAATAGGGTTGggaccttttctggaaaacaataccggccttcctttatatttatcttttttccctattaatcacATTGGGattaatcatcatttttaccggccaggccggtggcaaccctaagtgtaaGGTTAAGATACAGGTCTAATAACCTGCTAACACCAATCTGTAGGCAGCATTTAGTGGTGTTGCCCTTGGCTACAAgatattgcacctgggcaaagttgccccttttattatattattattacatattagtatgtaaagaaaagagactaggagaatagaggttgagtgaggagaagaagaaaaatagtactaggagtgggcccctggtctcaaattaattggtgggcccctggtcaaaggtttttgggtgggcccctggtgtcccagtccgacactgccctagGCTGACCCAATGCCGGCACAGGTGGAACAGTCCATCAAGCAGCTGGCACAGGTGGAACTCACCTCTCTGCTTTCATAGTCCAGAGGCATGAGGGCCCCATAAAGTGAACTTAGAATGGGGACTGGATgtcaggcaggtctggactgggagtcaaaataagccctggcattcctagtacagagaggcccaatcagctccccaccagcccactaaatagtgactttctgtgGCATCTTATGACAGCCCCtctggccagtgttggactggctcacagggataccaggaaaagtcccggttggcccaggtgtcagtgggccctcctgctgctaaacatttggcatatttcatggccattccctatttctatgagaacaaagagacaaaatagattgaataatagattatagcatgtaaagaaaagagactagctgaatagaggttgagtgaggagaggaattataatagtagtgagagtgggcccctgatctaaggtctgttggtggcccctggtctaagatttttgggtgggcccctggagtcccagtctgacactgcctctggcatttgccacaacccacagattgccagtccgggtctgaaTTGTCAGGGTTTGGCAGGTGTTGCAGTTCAAAAACAACTGATTTCCATTACAGATACACTTTACCCTTGGCTAACACAATGTTCTCTAAGGAGGCAGTAATACATTACACTGAATAACAAAGCACTCGCTGAACTAGCACTCCCCAAACCCCCgcaacagtccagattgtggctggtacctgcGCAGCACGAAACATGCTTAGTGATAAACATTCTTATTTATAAACAGCGACCCCCATCAACCTCCCCCTATGCCTACTGACCAGTAGCTCTTCCCAGGACGTCACATGCTGACGGATTCCCAAGTTCACTAGAACATAATGACGGTTCCAAAGCTGCAACAGCAGTTCGGCTCCAGCGACAGAAAAGGTGATGCTACTGAACGGCTCCTAAAGAAAGTGTAGCAGGTACAGACCAAGAGTCCGGGGGAGGAGGCGAAACTTAGGACTCAGGTGCAGCTCAGCTCTTCCTCCTGCCTGTAGTACACATCACATACAAGTACACATCACATACAAACACGcatcacatacaaacacacagccCTACTGTCAGGAGCAGAGCCACCCATTAACTACACGCCCCGGGGGATTCTACAGAGTCACCTGCGATGCGTCATAGTTCAGTCAGGGTGGGTTCTCCCTCTGTCAGTCAGGAGTTGGACTCTTCCTAATCGCTGCTGTGCTGCGCCGAGGTGTTGAGCACAGAGGTAAATGTCGCACAGAAACTGCTGAGATTACAGGTTCATACGAACACCATACAAAACATACATATTTAAGTGCAGCCCAGGCACCATATCCAGTCACACACAGCTGCCAGGAGTAtatcgtgaataaagtaccaGGTGTCATGGCCTTATTagagcacgaggctgaaggcaaTGGAACTGTAGATGTGACTTcaacaaggggcactttatttactATGAAACACACAGCAGGGCAGATTAACGCATATGAACAAAGTAAGTTTGTAAGGAAAAACAAGCGGAGCTCACCAACTCGGCGTCCAAGAAACACGTCTCCCCTCCAGCGGCATCCCGCAAGAGCTCCACAGGTGCAAACAATCCCAACTCTTACGATACAAGATGAGCTCAAACACTGCCGGCGCTCAGCCGGAGAAAATAGGGAACGTTAAATCTTCATCAAATGTGGCTTTTATTCACGCAAACAATGTGACAAACAGTGGCAATCATAGTGCAGTtaagcctacgcgtttcgtgcccaaaaCAACGGCACTTCTTCAGAGCTAAATTCGTAGTAAGTGaactcccctttaaatactgtgatGAATCCACCCCCTACACATATGGATGCAATTAATGATATGTTTGCATAAAACGagtaaaatacacctttaaaatacaCCTATACAAATATGTATTATGTGTGAGTCTACCACTATGTAAGCTAAGTCCCAATCATTAAAAAACCAATCTTTAAAAAACACTCCAATCGTGCATATATTAAATACACGCTAAGAATAAATCGTGCAAGTTATCtcatatataaatgttaatatcAGTATTATGCGTTTATAAAATACCATAAACTCTTATTAATTATGTGTTTCTATAATGTGTATTAAATGTGCAAAACCGTGTGTCATATATCCGTACTATATCcaatatattaatacaaagtaTAGTATCACCTCTTCACAACTATTAATATACAGAACAACATCCCACATTTCTTAtaaattttttatatacattttttcgtTTCTTTCGTTCACTTCGTGGTCCCATAAAAGAAATGTCATCATCCATATATATTTCCTATTCACTGTAACAGAATCACGAAACAAATGTTAGTGGAAACAGTATGCTAAAAGAgttacatatataataattaaaagaacaactgatattaacatttatatatgaGATAACTTGCACGATTTATTCTTAGCGTGTATTTAATATATGCACGATTGGAGTGTTTTTTAAAGATTGGTTTTTTAATGATTGGGACTTAGCTTACATAGTGGTAGACTCACACATAATACATATTTGTATAGGtgtattttaaaggtgtattttactCGTTTTATGCAAATATATCATTAATTGCATCCATATGTGTAGGGGGTGGATTCatcacagtatttaaaggggagttCACTCACTACGAATTTAGCTCTGAAGAAGTGCCGTTGttttgggcacgaaacgcgtaggcttaACTGCACTATGATTGCCACTGTTTGTCACATTGTTTGCGTGAATAAAAGCCACATTTGATGAAGATTTAACGTTCCCTATTTTCTCCGGCTGAGCGCCGGCAGTGTTTGAGCTCATCTTGTATCGAATTAACGCATAGACTAGGGGCCcattagtggtcaggggcccAAGTGATTtttgttggaatttttttttttaaattcactgaCCGGTGGGTCAGTGCCGGCCTTAGGCTGATTGGACCTATTGGGCCCAATCAGGCCCCGCGCTCAGCTGCCCAGCCTGCCTCCAGCTTTGATTGGCCCAGCCCACCCTCAGTCACAAGCTGAGCCCAAGCCTTCCCCCACAATTGGCCCAGCCCACCTCCTACTCAGATTGATGGCCGGCTTGTGTGCAGTGCGCAGGAGCAGCACAGCGTGGGCCTGAACTTGCTCCTAGTAGCTTAAATCTTTTGTCTATGATCAACAATAAATTACGATCCAGTGGCCTTAAACCCCTGAATCAGTTACACAGGTCCGGTAACAGTGCGCACTTTTCTCGATAAAAGAATGTGGGAGGATTGGACTCCACCGAGCGCATGAAGTCTACTGCTCTGGAGAAGCGCACAGTCTTACTGGATGGCTGCTGTTAAGTTAACTGGGGGGAAGTGGGTTAAGGTCACAAGACAGATCATAAATTCACTATGCATACTGGTTGCTGGAAAGGGGGGTTCTAAGGATGCAAGACACATGCCATTGTTGTTGGCTATGCTTGCTACAGTTTACAATTAACTGTTTCAGGGTATGGGGAGTAGAGACAGAAGACAACAGTATTGTTCCCTATTCTGCTGTTTAAAATTAACTGTTACAGGGTATTGAGGCAGGATTAACTATCCTATTGTTGCTGACTCACTCTACTGTGAA from Xenopus laevis strain J_2021 chromosome 5S, Xenopus_laevis_v10.1, whole genome shotgun sequence includes the following:
- the LOC121394278 gene encoding probable G-protein coupled receptor 160 isoform X1 → MSNLTSCSPGLESGLGSLQTCVLFLLDEKEKRLKCRFLLVAYKMQEISLPSTQSMPDPGALEGPVFPKPDMDIQLHEPSCILILILTGKIIINIHYLQDFAVCSMRFTNYHICLFTQIISHAYGILHYPVLLTAGLDYYNTVVKSIHLPRLCLGFLHVILTLLLWTAALSFALYSSVPPPISGPGLSSYQCTFYVSSQTYYLSAAVVCAIVFILGICCFEVVALIKSMKLISFTNKTVLFSCGDEWPVQGTICLYTALVFSFLGTWAPFVLRKIILLILCAPIPGYMDMNVAWLYFMNSFLVGLAYVLKYPQIDPTRETFSIDPFISWKYCILPFIDIHYKAEDYLNEQLHPVMIV
- the LOC121394278 gene encoding probable G-protein coupled receptor 160 isoform X2, translating into MQEISLPSTQSMPDPGALEGPVFPKPDMDIQLHEPSCILILILTGKIIINIHYLQDFAVCSMRFTNYHICLFTQIISHAYGILHYPVLLTAGLDYYNTVVKSIHLPRLCLGFLHVILTLLLWTAALSFALYSSVPPPISGPGLSSYQCTFYVSSQTYYLSAAVVCAIVFILGICCFEVVALIKSMKLISFTNKTVLFSCGDEWPVQGTICLYTALVFSFLGTWAPFVLRKIILLILCAPIPGYMDMNVAWLYFMNSFLVGLAYVLKYPQIDPTRETFSIDPFISWKYCILPFIDIHYKAEDYLNEQLHPVMIV